ACCCCCCCCCTATCATTTGAGTTTTAGTGGAGCCATTTAGAATAGAAACCCAAATTTCGCGGCACAGGATCTAAACTCCATTCTGCTTGACCCTGGTTCGAGATACCGTTTGGGTGCTTCCAACTCGGTGGGTTATCATAGAAGGCGATCGCCACAGCGGCCCTGATCTTTTCCAGTTGTGCCGACTTCCCCAACAATGACTAGCGTCCCCATTGCCCGTTCCCCGCGCCCCAGTTATCAGCAAATAAATCAACATCAACCCAGTGATAGTGCCCTGGGGTTAGTCTCCACCAGAAGCTTTCCGGCGATCGTGGGGACAGCAGACATGATGCTGAAATCTTCCCAAGTGACCCTGGTGGGCTACGAAAAAATTGGCAGTGGCTACTGTACCGCAGTGGTACGGGGCAAGGTGGCCGATGTGCGCCTAGCAGTGGAAGAGGGGGCCAGAACAGCAGAACAGTTTGGCCAGTTAGTGTCGAAATTGGTTATTCCCCGGCCCATGCCCAACCTCCAGGCGGTATTCCCCATCGGTAGTCATCTGGTAGAACTTGCTCAACAGCAACGGGGTTACAGTCGTTTGAGCAATCGATCCATTGGCCTATTGGAAACCAGAGGTTTTCCGGCTATGGTGGGGGCCGCCGATGCCATGCTCAAATCCGCCGATGTGCAGCTAGCTTCCTACGAAATTATTGGAGATGGCCTTTGCACCGCCATTGTCCGGGGAACGGTGGCCAATGTGGCCATGGCGATCGAGGTGGGGATGCAGGAAGCAGAACGCATTGGGGAACTCCACGCAGTAATGATCATTCCCCGATTGTTAGAGGATTTGGAACATACCCTGCCAGTAGCCACCTATTGGTTGGACGAAAATGAACCTCTACCGATGTTACTGCCCAATCAAGTCCGGGAAAAACAACGGCAATTGGTGGCCTTACCGGAATTAGAAAAGGCTGTAGTACCCCAACGTCAGGCAAAACCGTTGCCTTTGCAAGAGAAAACAGAAGCTCCCTTAGTTCTAGAAAAAGAGGCGGAAAAGCCCATAGTGGAAGTGCTAGGTCCAGAAATTGATTAGCTAAACGGGGCGTTAGAGGGCTATTGGAAGCCGGCTTAGGTATTTTGGGCATCAAGGAGATTTCCCTGAAGGGCTATGCTGGGCATTCTGCGGACCTCGATGATTTCCTTGCCCAACTTGTGTATGTCATCGTCTTCCGAGTAGATGCATGATGCTTTCTGGGCTAGGGCAACAGCTAAGACCATCATGTCAATTTTCATCTTTTCCCGCTGGATGCCTAATTCTTCCCTCAGCCCCCACTTATTGATATGGATTTTGCCGTATTCAATACTCGCTGGAACGTCAAATGGTACTATTTTGGTCCTTCGAGAAATCTCTTCCATGACTCTTGGGTTGTCTTGAGGATTGCATCCCATCAGTAACTCGGCAAAAACGGGAGCCGGTATAATGATATGGTTGCGGTTGGCTTCCAGCTGATTCATTAGAGCTTCTGCCTTTGGGATGTTTTCTTGACGGTCGGAGGATGATTGCCTTTGAATGCCCCACACGACAATATTTGTATCAAGACAAATAATACTCATTTCAGTGCATTAATCTCCATTTTGGCTTTCGGCAAAGTAGGAGACTGGGTCATCGATGTGGGAGAAAGCATCGCTGATACTCTGTTTAAGATGATTAAAGGTCTCTGTTATTGGGGAGTCTTGGTAGTCCGTGAACTCGATGATTTGAAAAGACTGGATTTCCATGTCATTCATTCTCCATTCGGCGTTCCCCCTGATGCCAACAATCTCATACAATCTTTGCCCAGCTTGACGAACGATCGCCTTTTTAGCATCACAGTAGAGTATTTTACCGGACATCATTTTGATCGCAACTTTGGGTTCACTGCCGCCGACTCGAATGATTTCTCCGTAGAGTGTGGTTTCCCCTTGCATTGTAATAGATGCAGGAATTTCTAATGTTTGATTGATTGAGGTTAGATATTTACGACTCCCATTGACGGCATAAAATTCCGTATTAAATCCTCCTTTCTTAGAGAGTTGACGAATCTTGGCAATGCTTTCAACGGTTTTTGAGGGAAGAATTTCGAGCTTGCGGGTCTCTATGCAATGGGAAACGGCTTCAAAGGCAGGAACCGTGATTTCGGGTAGACTAGGCTCATACTCCAGGATATAGCCATCACCTTTAACGTTTTTCAGACCGACTATGATGTCATTGGTACGGATCTCGGAATGCTTATCATGAACGTAAGTGCTGATTATTTCTTCTGTCGCTGCAATTAATTCGCCAATATCCTTCGACCTGACTTTGCCGGGGGATATCCCTGCTCCAGTCAAGCTTGTTTCAATCGTGGTATCTCCATAGCTTTGGGTCATTGTAGGTTGGCACGGAGTTGATTGCGTGGCCTCTACAGTGAGAATAACAAGTAATCGACTCTGTGGATAGATGGGAGAGGGTCAGCTTATTTGCTTTTTTTGACACTGCGCTATGGGATCATTCTGTCTTCCCTTTCTTACTCCGGAGTTGACGGGGCTTTTTCTTGGTGGTAGTCGCCAGTGCTACCGATTAATTGCCGGTGTGATTGAGTTATGTCCAGAATTGGAATTAATATTAAAGGAAATGAGGCGCTTGGGATGGACTGAAGAACGGGGGAGAGGTTATTTGCAGGAAAATTTTCGCAAGCGTTCTAGATATGAGTTAACAATTGAGGAATGTCAACTGTTTTTATTTTACCCACAAAATTTGCTGTAATTATTTAACCTTGCTAGTGAGTTTTTCCTGAATGATTGTTTGCTTATTGAGCAAATCATTTCGCTAGGCATTGGTAACATCTCTACAACTGCAGTTTTTTGATCGTAGGCGATCGCCAAAGGTACAGGTTAATTGGTTAACAAAAACTTTCTGGTTTTAAATAACAGGAAATACTTTGTAATAAATCATCACAAAAATAGTCAAGATATTAATGGCGTAGTTAAATAAAAGGGGCCACATATTAGCATCAGTTCTTGCCTGCTCATAAAGAACAAACACCAGCGTAAGGACTTCCCCGATAAACCACGATCCTAAAAACAAGGGAGACAAACCGTTAGCATTGCCATTCAGCCAACATTCGTAGGCCTGGGGGATGCCACAAACTGCCAACATGAAAGCGCCGATCCATCCTATGGCCCTGAGATTTTGATTTGCTGGTTCTTGTTGCATCGATGCTTTTTTAACGCTGGTTTAACAATGTGGAACGATTATCTGAATTTATCCAAATCCTATTTGCTCTAAAAGTTAATTAACCTTCCCATTTAGCCATTTTTAACCATTTGTTGACTTTCTCAGACTTTTTGGAGCCATGGGAGATTATTGTCAGTTTTTTGTTTTAGGGTCAATAAATTTCCTCCATTTTCTTGTCCTGGCCTAGGTTAAGCCGTTGGGCATTGGCCACTTCTCCACAACTGCGGGGGGTAGGAAAAAGCTTACCAGGATTAGCTAAGTTATCAGGATTAAAACATTGTCTGACCCATTGCATTGTTTCTAAATCTACTTCGTTGAACATATTGGGCATAAAGCAATTTTTATCAATGCCAATGCCGTGTTCTCCGGATAAACTTCCCCCCAATTCCACACAGCGTTTAAGGATTTCTCCCCCCAATTCTTCCACTTTTTCCCAGGCTCCTGGTACTTTTTGATCATACAAAATTAGGGGATGTAAATTACCGTCTCCGGCATGGAAAACATTGGCAATGGCAAAGCCATATTTCTTACTTAAATCATTAATGTCGCTTAAAATCTGTACCA
The genomic region above belongs to Synechocystis sp. PCC 6803 substr. PCC-P and contains:
- a CDS encoding BMC domain-containing protein, whose amino-acid sequence is MPTSPTMTSVPIARSPRPSYQQINQHQPSDSALGLVSTRSFPAIVGTADMMLKSSQVTLVGYEKIGSGYCTAVVRGKVADVRLAVEEGARTAEQFGQLVSKLVIPRPMPNLQAVFPIGSHLVELAQQQRGYSRLSNRSIGLLETRGFPAMVGAADAMLKSADVQLASYEIIGDGLCTAIVRGTVANVAMAIEVGMQEAERIGELHAVMIIPRLLEDLEHTLPVATYWLDENEPLPMLLPNQVREKQRQLVALPELEKAVVPQRQAKPLPLQEKTEAPLVLEKEAEKPIVEVLGPEID
- a CDS encoding PIN domain-containing protein, coding for MSIICLDTNIVVWGIQRQSSSDRQENIPKAEALMNQLEANRNHIIIPAPVFAELLMGCNPQDNPRVMEEISRRTKIVPFDVPASIEYGKIHINKWGLREELGIQREKMKIDMMVLAVALAQKASCIYSEDDDIHKLGKEIIEVRRMPSIALQGNLLDAQNT
- a CDS encoding PQ-loop repeat-containing protein, yielding MQQEPANQNLRAIGWIGAFMLAVCGIPQAYECWLNGNANGLSPLFLGSWFIGEVLTLVFVLYEQARTDANMWPLLFNYAINILTIFVMIYYKVFPVI